The genomic stretch agtacatgtctggtatgtaaacgtaagatattaacagttaatcagacaactaaagcataaaaaagctaacaagtttactcttgatctcaTAGCAAagaacgaagttaaatctgtcaactggacaaatcattgtaagagtgaagacgttttgctgctcatccaagccgcttcttcagttctggtcaggatgctggtggccactgccttaaatctatctgaggggaggggctaactacactgaaactgtaaacagctattgtctccagtttcagctgaaactaccctattcagcccttaatgaccctgctattgttctcattgttctgggtctgaggatggagttgtagatgggggagagattatgtgtcaagcccccattcctgtttaaggaaggattctctttcctaacaaaaatagcttctttaactcctctctcaaaccatttcttttctctggctaagatctgaatttcactatcttcaaaggattcgttagtggctttgagatggagatgcacagcggactggggtccagaggagctctcacgccggtgttggtacattctcttatggagcagctgtttagtttctccaatgtaatgctcactgcactcttcactacactgaatggagtagactacattactttgtttatggctccgtgttttgtccttagggtgaaccaatttttgccttaaagtgtttgtgggtttgaaaaagacagcaatctcatactgtctgaaaattctctgaagtttttcagacacacccgcagtgtaagggatggtaacacctctccttctaggttcagattccctgttgtccgtTTTTTTAGCTCTcgtagatctattgaaggcccatattggatatccacaagcagagagggctttctccataTGCTGCTCCTCCTttacttttctctctgtgtttgtaggcaccacctgagctctgtgttgtagtgtccggatcactccgagtttgtgctgcagtggatggtgtgaatcaaacagcaggtattggtccgtatgtgtgggcttcctgtaaacttctacctggagtcgcctgtcctctcctattgttactgcacaatctaaaaagaccagtttgttctccttggcttcttcccaTATGAACTTGATGTGTGGagccacagcattaatatgtgcagtaaaaggctccagatcctgaattttgattttggtccagttgtcatccacatatcgaaaccaatgtgtgggtggtgtacctggaaatgaggccaaagcctcctgttcaaattgttccatgtataagtTAGCCATGATAGGAGAGACAGATGAGCCCATggccaatgttccctctaatttttcatgagtctgagcaaacacacaaactccctgagcggtcccatggaccactgtgagcgacatcagacgtgcgcactgtggtcatgttggcatcgcatccatccaagttaaatggtttattaaaagaatcaaattactgcatttacatttctgttataagacttttaacacagtgtcctcggtcgcgtacttcctttgttttgaccgtttcgtcatgtttaaaatgcaaaactgctgcaaaacagtgcgtaaaattacgcaattacgtgtgcgtaattttacgcgaggatctttgcccgagggcgggccgtcggaacgttaaggggttaaacagcacttagttagcgagttttcactccaaggccgtgtcccaattcgccaaatgcaccctttgaagggtcccttcgaagtattcttcaaagtgtagtttgaaggttccggtcgagaatctgccctcctcagtgtagctgccatcttgctgaagtgggacaggcctacaccacggaccgcacttccaccgctgtctttgagcgtacgatacacACATTAcgtatgttatttttaatgatttattatttaatagaagaaaagtcaagctGTCGTtatcacagccgtttctttttgattgaatatcaataggcaattataacgttcaaggtgatttttttctcatttgtagctacttcataactttaaagggttacgaaaatataccttgtgaaaatgtaataacagagacagaggtaacaatatcattttcacattcatagtctataaaccagagaacacttattatttgtacataaagtgggatattgcagtttaacaattcggtattttggccagtggctacaccactttattaacagtagagggcactgtttcccttctatgccgtgccagttctttccatcttattattgtgagggattttctagcagtgcagcgctacatcaaactaatatcttgatttactaacacaaaggtaaatgacacgtgccaccagatgggcgcagacctatggaatgtacctgaacacatgaagattttttgCATGTCTCAGggctctcttctatcctttcctgagagtccgttgcttcattgttcacattacctgtgtggatcattaatctattctgactttatgtttctcttggtctttgacacttacaatagaaacaaacattcttacattattcttattgcagtaatattttctaatgataataatgtcttcttattgtctagcaataactgcacattcctttattccatataactcccctcctttttaatcatcaaacacgcTGTACAGAtgtttattcagatttaacagtttcatgtcgcactgttgtagatgaggtaaaccagtatggACATTTGAGGATGTTGTTCACTTTAGCCTCATAATCAGCTGAGTTCAGGATCACGGTGCATCTCCCTTTGTCAGCTGGCAAAATGTTGATACTGTGGTCCTTTTCTAGAGCAATGAGAGccttcctttcctctgatgTTATGTTGGAGGGAGGAGGTTTGGCGCTGCTCAGTGCGGCAGTTACTTTCAGTCTCAGGTCACCAGCTTCTGCCTCTGTAAGCTTATTGTTTCTAATggctgtttctgctgctgtaaTGTAGTCCACTGTGGGGATCTGATTGGAAGTTACAGAGAAGTTCAGTCCTTTGGAAAGTACCTCTCTCTGACTGGGTAAGGTCACGGTCTGACAAGTTCTTCACCCAGTACTCCCTGTTTCCAGAATGGCCGAGTCCATCCCTTTTCCTCCTGTTGCTCTGATTCCTTTGTTCTAGTAGATGCCTGAACTTCCTAATGTGACGTTCTTTGGTTTCCTCATGTCGTTTCAACTGCCCTATGGCTATGAAATTGTAGATCCTCTGGGCTAATTCTTTTGGGACTAAGGTGGCTATTCTGCTTGTTAGGCTTTCTATTTTAGAATTCAAGTTGTTAATAAGAAAATGCATATGGCTGATTCTGAGGCTGAGTATTTTCCTAAGGTAATGCTGAGTTAAGCTGGCTGCTCTCTGCCCTGGTTCAGGTGCTTTCTTCTGTAATACCTTGAGTATTAGCtgattctgtctacatctgagGTTAAACCGTAGGTGATTCTTATTCTCTGCTAATTTCTTGGCAATATTTTCCAGCTCTCTTGCCAGTTTGACGGTGGTAGGCCCGTAGTTCTTGAGAAGATGTCTGTGAAGATGTCTTGATCTCacttcaaatcactaaatccattgaattcttcatacTCAGTGTCGcatctgaacaactccaccagcTTTCGAAGTAGATGAGGCGCCGCTTCTGTGTGGCTGCCAGCCTGGTATAAAAGCATAGAGTGCCCTCATGCAGTTATCAGTGTGAAATtgtatattataataatttcacatataagtcacatctgagtatctaagtcgcacccctggacaaactatgaaaaaaagtgcaacttatagtccggaaaatacggtaaattgCTGTATTATGTGttgtaatttaaaacaatagGGGTCGAGCTGCCATTGACTGTGTTTAACCCAAAAGAATCTTCTGAACTGGTTTTACCAGACCATGTATTTATTCTTGTGTTTTACACTTTGAAGGCAAACTTGATGAACAATGGCATAGATttgtgtcccagggcagctgctaCGTACCACCATCGATGGTACTTAATGAATGATGTATTGTAAAGCACAtctttaagatgctaaataaaTCCAAGATGTTACTTAAATTCAGAaatatttatcttgttttaGGTCATTACAGTTCAAAATAATGTAACTTATTGAAATAATAATGGCTAAATTAGTCAGAAAAAGTTAAGATAATAATTATCAATTCAAATAATCAAACTTATGTAGCTATGCCTCTTtggaacacaacaacaacagtcaaGTGTACAGCTGAAAACTTTTTGTAGCAGGggaggcaaggcaaggcaaggcaagtttatttgtatagcacaattcgtacacaaggtaattcaaagtgctttacagaataagaaagacattaaaatcacacaaatcaaaacataaataatcacaaataatcatcataaaattaacattaaaagagaagagtgcagaataaaaatctttcagtcgtatgcacagctaaacagaaccgttttgagcctggacttaaacattgtcaaagtcgaggcctgtctcacatcttcaggaagactgttccaagttttagctgcataaaacgtaaacgctgattccccatgtttagtcctgactctgggcaccagcaggaggccgatccctgaagtcctcaaattgcgagatggttcatatggcactaacatgtcggagatatactttggacctaggtcatggagagacttatacacaagcagagctgctttaaagtctattctttgagctacaggaagccagtgcagagacctgagcacaggacttatgtgctcatacttcctggttctagtcagtacccgagcagcagcgttctggatgtactgcagctgtgttaaggctcgtttggagaggccagtgagcaggccgttacagtagtctaacctactggagacaaatgcatggataagtctctccaagtctggctttgacagtatacccttgatttttgcaatgttttttaggtggtaaaaagctgcagatgttattgatttgatgtggctgttaaagttcaagtctgagtccattattacccctagatttctagcctgatttgaaggttttagagagagagactggaggtgactgctgacactttctctatgtttctgtgggccaaagatgatgacttcagtcttgtctgagtttagcagaagaaagttgttttgcatccacacactgatctgttggatgcagtggcagagtgaatccactggtccatattcacctgctgctagtgagacatagatctgagtgtcatctgcatagttgtggtaagacacattattgctgcgtattaactggcctaacggcagcatgtagagattgaacagcaggggtcccaggattgaaccctggggcaccccacaggtcagggacattttatctgatatacattttccaatttcaacaaagtactccctgttttctaaataggacttgaaccagtttagtgccataccagagatgcccacccagtcccctagtctctgtaagaggatcccatgatccacagtgtcaaaagcagcactcagatctaacaggatcaagactgagactttgcctgcatcagtgttcaggcggatgtcatttgtcaccttaataagagcagtctcagtgctgtggtggggtctaaaacctgattggaaaacatcaaaggagttgttaatttcgaggaagttaataagctgttggtaaacaactttttcaaggactttgcctaaaaatggcagatttgagattggtcgataattgttcaatattgtggcatcaagactgttcttctttaagagaggcttgataaccacagttttcaaagcacttgggaatgttccagattgaagtgacatattaactatgtgagtgagtggtgacagcaaactgttgagcacagactttaaaaatttagtgggtaacacatcgaggcagcatgtagatgaactcagactggtgacaatctcttggacagttttatcagttacaggtgcaaagtgagtcagctctaagtgtctaggtgggtgcagggttgttatttgtgttgtggaatttatggcatttttaataccctgaaccttgttattaaagaatactgcaaactcattgcacttagatgtggaaattagttctaacggcagtggagctggggggtttgttaatctgtttaccgttgcaaacaggatacgagagtttttactacaacttccaataatgtcagaaaaatacctttgccttgttctacataaactgtggttgtacatgtgcatcttttctctgtaaatttcataatgaacctggagctttaacttgcgccattcccactcggccctccggcactcccttttctgtgccctgaccgagtcatcattcctccatggcgctttctgcttatctttaaccattttaaccttcatcggggcaatggtgtccagaacattcaaaacgctcgaagttacagagttcaacaaatcatcaacatcagaacatgaggcattttcaaagtgtatcatttccatgaacagtgcacctgtcctatcatttatgtgtcttcttcgaacaactgcaggaccagccgctggtttgggaataacatacaggtcaaagaagacacagaaatgatcagacagagcaacatccaccacattgacatttgaaatatttactccttttgtgatgagcaggtccagagtgtgtcctctgttgtgggtgggctcgctgacatgctgagtcagaccaaaggtttcaaggacagaactgagctctttagcgttcctgtcaaacacattatccacatgaacattaaaatcacctgtaatgactaaaccatcaaagtctgtgcatacgactgaaagcatctcagtaaaatcatcaataaaactcagacagtgctggggaggtttgtatatgactaagtaaagtatggagggggattgttttagctccattttgaatgaaacatactcaaaagatgaaaacactccaaatgacaatctgtgagtaactaaattatctctaaaaaatgcgcacacacctccaccttttttgtttactcgcgtttcagattcaaatttgaagttgggtggagttgattccactagaattgcattacctgtgtttttgtcgagccatgtttcagttaaaaacataaagtcaagactaaaagaagaaataaaatcattaattaaaaaggacttattacataaagatctgacattgagcacagcaagtttcagattagtttcagtaagactggatgttatcttcttacagggaatgtgaactaaatgtctctgattggacagtctaactgtccttctgttaatcagtctacgtgttgtaactgtagatatagctccatcacagggcctcagcatgatattatctttatcatgactgtatgtagGGAGGGGGCCCTGATGATGACAGCTGTTTGGAAGTTGAtaataaaaagagagagggcaACAGTCTCAGGCCAGTTTAGTTTCATGCAGTCCTAAATGGAGTTTTTCAATTCTGCTCTTGGCAAAAACATCAGCTTTGTGCGTCCTCCATACTTCATAATTACTGGTTTGACTGGGATTCCTCATGTGAACTATTACTGGGgcattgtgttttttatttatgttgggAGCATGATCGGAAACATCTCAGTGATGGCTGTCATCATTTTGGGCAATCACCTGAAAAGTCCTAAATATATTGCTGTTTTTAACCTGATCTTCACAGatgtgttaaatatttgtgcTTTGGTACCAAAGGTTATTGACACGTTTCTATTTAACAACAATGTGATTCCTTACAGAGAGTGTTTGGTGTACATGTTGTTCACCTTTGTGTTTCTGTCAATGCAGTCTTTTAATCTGGTTGTACTTGCCATTGATAGACTAATAGCTATTGCTGCTCCTCTTCATTATCATGTCAAagtcacaaaaacatttataataagtATAATAGCTTTTTTCTGGATCTACTCCCTTACTCTTACTCTGGTGGCAATGGGTCTCATCACAAGATTGTCAATTTGTGAATCTGTCATTATACAAAGTCATTTCTGTGATCACGGCCCTATCTACCGCCTTGGGTGTAATGATTTGACCCCAAGCCACACCATGGCTGGCTTGTCCCCGACCTTAAAACTCTGGCttcctttgttttttattgtagtaaGTTATATTTTCATTGGGTACACTATAGTCAAGATTTCTGTGCCACAGGAACGAGTGAAGGCGCTGAAAACATGCTCAGCTCATCTTAGCCTGGTTGCAGTTTACTATGTTCcgtttatatttgtgtatcgGTTTGGGTCAAAAATTCCTACTAATGCACGAGTTATGAGTCTGTCTATCAACGCTATTGTGCCACCAATGTTAAACCCaatcatttatgttttgcagACCAAAGAAATAAAggactcaataaaaaaaatgctcaaatttaagagattatcagtggtggaaacaagataaaaaaaaaaaccacacacgtatgtataaatatatacatttagcTATGACTGTGTCTTGAACAATACTATGTGCTATTGTACAGTGACAATGTAAAAGctaataaaatgtatctgttttGACTTTGTGTTCACCATTgttcatttaaacataaaatgaaatagAGGTCAAAGGAATAGTGGGTTAAGATTGTAGAAATGGGGACCCTGTGATTTCAAATGAAACAGTTTTGTTCATGTTGCTGTCTCCCAAATGGTCAGTGGTTGTTTAAAGCTTAGACCCTGTCAACTACCTATTTCATCtggttttattaatttattttcttattttcttcttattttattttcttctttatttatgcaggggaaaccaatgagagcacttgggctctctttttcatgggcaccttttttaaaatacaatacaagcagaaaacaaaacaaaacaaagaagcaTACAAGtccacataaaacataaaaaacaggtgAAGGttatgtgtataaaagtttctGTACCCCGCCTGGTTAGAGTCAAATAATATTccaattgtttttaaattgttttatttatttatttcatatctaagtggctttattttgaaaaacggAAGTTTATTTTGATGGGAAACAGGAAATggtctgaacacacacacatagcttAATCTTGCTCATTGATGCTCAGAGCACAGTCTTTTCTCTCACGTTTTggttgaaaaagaaagaaaaagaggtgGGAGAACCACTGATGAAGCACTTTTAATTTGCTGAATCACTCCTGAGTTAATCTTGTTGGTAAACTAGCACTCACATGttctcatagactgtatgtattaAGACGGCCCTTGTGGGCATGCTTGCTCATTATAAGTTCATTTTGTAAAGAAATGTATTGCTAAAAGCATTTAATTGATTATGTTAGAAGGATAATTTATGGTGATACGCACTGTGTCATTAAAAGTGTAGTATGGATATTACACACTGCAAAAGAAACTAGAAACTAACGACTATTCCGCTGACTTACTGACTTGAACATTGACTGAAGTTGCAAACCAACACTTCCAGGAAGAACATTTCTCAAGGGAcacttttatgtttagtttattCTGGGCCCACAGGTTGaaattgtaaatgtattgtgcattccttttatatttttatcactaaaagttcacatttaactACAATGACCTGTGTCCATTTGTTGTTGCTATATCTCAGCTCCAACAAACCTAGAGGTCGAGTCATGCACATACCTTGAAGTGGGTTACGTTAGTTATTAACAAGTCATTAAATTGTGACtgtgtcaccaaagtatccagttttgcttttccttcgagtgtattccatttttgtaaagcaaaacagctaaaagcctctttcccgtctcagttttggtgcggctcgtccttagccttatgcagtcgcgtgatctggtattaaatgttctggtatCAATGAATAACAAGCatgtgaggtattctggcagttttgaAGTCCCTTATAGAtcaatttcatacagtgctgttctcttctaatagacagtgatggacaacccactttttcatagagaacagtgatgggtttcaacttcatcacctgtaataaaacgaagaGCAGAGTGAGAAAGATTTGTAGTTTGCACGTtacttaaattatgttttttagaAAAAGATCAtgtacttagttttatttgcattctaAGACAGTTTAAGATTCAGGAGGgaatatttgatttaattaaaatcttgttgcagttttaaaagtgcctgatcagcagagggagcacttgcatatacaacagcatcatctgcatttaAGTGTGTGTGACTTTCTCTTAATTTGTAACCAGTGGAATTaatgaaaatagtaaaaagtagggggcccaaaattgagccttgaggctctcctttacttaaagttagaaaatctgATTGACaaataattttggaaccaattacatgtagcGTTGTCAAATCCAATGTGCTTCAGACGCTTCAAGACGACTCCATGATAGAGCAATATATTGTCTAGTTCTACAGACGGGCCAGTTACACTCCAGCCTTTGTAATAATTCAATTACAATTTTATCAGTTATAGAAAGAGCAGGAGATTAGCCTCCCCTTAATTGCATATTCATTGCACCCATAGGTGATTATTCAGGGGATGTATAAATGTCACTGTCTCAGACACACTTCATTTTGCTTCACCTTGTTGTTTGACCACATATTTTTCTGTTCATTCTTCAGAAATGGAAAAGGAAAAGAAACAAAGATCTTTAACAAACTCAACTTTTGTTCGTCCAGAGCAGTTTTATATCAGTGGATTTCATGACTTTCCACATGGTACATATTTCTACAttttcctgtgttttgtttatataatgACTGTCTTTGGAAATGTGGTTCTTCTCCTGATTATTTTGCTGGTCAGATCTCTTCATACGCCCAAATACATGATTGTGTTCAACCTGGCTCTGACAGACCTGTGCGGCAGCACTGCTCTCATTCCCAAAGTCTTGGacacttttctgtttgaaaacaGATACATCTCCTATGAGGCGTGTCTtagttacatgttttttgtgttgtttttcggCAGTGTTCAGTCCTGGACACTTGTGACAATGTCTTTTGACAGGTTTGTAGCTATTTGTTTCCCTTTACACTACCACAAAGTTGTGACTCCATCAGCTGTTGCTGTAATGTTGCTATTTGTTTGGCTTCTATCTCTAAGTGTAATAAGCAGCCTGGCTGGCCTTATCAATCGTCTCTCTTTTTGTAACTCTCTTGTCATTCAGAGTTTTTTCTGTGACCATGGGCCTGTGTATAGACTTGCCTGTAACAGTTATTTACTGAACCTTGATGTCGCTGTATTTGGTGCGTTTATCATGTTGTTCTTTCCCTTCTTTCTCATAGCACTCACTTACTTTTTCATTGGTCTTGCACTGAAGAGAATTGCAAAAGGAAAAGAACGtctaaaagctttaaaaacctGCACCTCTCATTTGATTCTTGTTACAATCTTTTTTATGCCAATTATTAGCTCAAATATAGCTGTGTTGACTACCTACTTAAAACCAAACACTCGGATGATCAATtctacactcacacacactatacCGTCTTTACTTAACCCGATTATCTATACTCTAAAGACAGAGGAGATGCTCACCATCATCAAATGTCTTTACAAACGATTTATATCAGATAAGAAAAGAATAAAATTGTGACAAAAACTGAAACATTAtttcaaacattcaaaactgTTTTGACCAGCATAGATGATTTTAtatgtgaaaaatatttacttgaCTGCAACTTGTTCTTTCAGACCAAGACTccatattgttttttgtttcaaataTATCACAATGTGCtgtattgaaactaatttaaattGGAGGAATTGCATGTGAGACATGCAACATAAAGTAATGCTCTGTACATGTGTCAAATCTGTCCTGACTCagctctttttaaaaatgtacacataTTATTGAGGCCTTTAATGTCATTGGCCTGAGCCAGtaaccaaataaataactaatgaGGGGCATTGTTCCTGATTATCCCCCccaaaataattgcatttttgATTCTCTGAACATTGATGAAAAGTCTCACATTTGATAAAATGGGCATCATGACAATTACAAAGTATATTCAAGTTGAAAGTGCCACTGGGTAACACTGTTTAGCAAAGGCTATGAAAATGCATAAAATGAATAATGGACCCAATATAAATCTATATATTATAAACTTTAGACATTGGGCCCATATTTGACATAAACAGGCATAAAGTTGACATTTAAGTATGCTAACCGCAAACATAGAAATGAACAGCAGCAGCTAAGCTAATGTTAGCATAACATTTCATCCCATCACATATAGAGAGAAA from Periophthalmus magnuspinnatus isolate fPerMag1 chromosome 14, fPerMag1.2.pri, whole genome shotgun sequence encodes the following:
- the LOC117381805 gene encoding olfactory receptor 1C1-like; protein product: MEFFNSALGKNISFVRPPYFIITGLTGIPHVNYYWGIVFFIYVGSMIGNISVMAVIILGNHLKSPKYIAVFNLIFTDVLNICALVPKVIDTFLFNNNVIPYRECLVYMLFTFVFLSMQSFNLVVLAIDRLIAIAAPLHYHVKVTKTFIISIIAFFWIYSLTLTLVAMGLITRLSICESVIIQSHFCDHGPIYRLGCNDLTPSHTMAGLSPTLKLWLPLFFIVVSYIFIGYTIVKISVPQERVKALKTCSAHLSLVAVYYVPFIFVYRFGSKIPTNARVMSLSINAIVPPMLNPIIYVLQTKEIKDSIKKMLKFKRL